In Sneathia sanguinegens, the sequence ATGATATGTTGCGTAGATATGGAAAAGAAACTTTTGATTTTGATAAATTGTATAATGAATATATTGAATTAGGTAAAAAAATAAAAAATAGAATAATAGACTGTGTTAGTGAATTAAATAATGCAATAGAAGCTGGAAATAGAATGTTATTTGAAGGAGCACAAGCTCTTATGTTAGATATTGACTATGGAACTTATCCATATGTTACTTCATCATCACCAACTGCAGGAGGAGTTTGTGTAGGTACAGGTGTAGGACCTAAAAAATTAGATAGAATCTTAGGTGTTATGAAAGCATATACAACAAGAGTTGGTGAAGGAGTTTATCCAACAGAATTAAAAGATGAAAATGGAGAAAAATTAAGAGAAGTAGGACATGAATATGGTGCAACAACTGGTCGTGCAAGAAGATGTGGATGGCTAGACTTAGTTATGGGTAAATATGCAACTATGATTAATGGATTAACAGATATAGTTTTAACAAAAATAGATGTTTTAACAGGTTTTGAAGAAATAAAGGTTGCAGTAGCATATGAAATTGATGGAAAAATCTACGATTCATATCCAGGTAATTTAAGACCTTCTCAAGATCTTCGTGTAATATATAAAACTTTTAAAGGTTGGACAGAAGATATTACAAATATAAAAGAATATGACAAATTACCAAAAAATTGTAAAGAATATATTGAATTTATAGAAAAACAATTAAATGTAAAAGTTTCTTTAGTTTCAGTAGGACCTG encodes:
- a CDS encoding adenylosuccinate synthase, coding for MDKTFVVVGTQFGDEGKGKIIDVLAPTADYVVRFQGGNNAGHTVVVGNEKFVLHLLPSGIISSKGKCVIGAGVVIYLKVLLEEIEQLETRGLDLSKLYIDKRAHIIFPYHIAIDKAKEEALGKNKIGTTQRGIGPCYVDKISRNGIRIGDLLDEERFHSKLEWNLKEKNDMLRRYGKETFDFDKLYNEYIELGKKIKNRIIDCVSELNNAIEAGNRMLFEGAQALMLDIDYGTYPYVTSSSPTAGGVCVGTGVGPKKLDRILGVMKAYTTRVGEGVYPTELKDENGEKLREVGHEYGATTGRARRCGWLDLVMGKYATMINGLTDIVLTKIDVLTGFEEIKVAVAYEIDGKIYDSYPGNLRPSQDLRVIYKTFKGWTEDITNIKEYDKLPKNCKEYIEFIEKQLNVKVSLVSVGPERTQNIYRTEF